The Brachyhypopomus gauderio isolate BG-103 chromosome 12, BGAUD_0.2, whole genome shotgun sequence genome window below encodes:
- the mrvi1 gene encoding uncharacterized protein mrvi1 isoform X1 has protein sequence MEDSEWLSLSYLPKAQNGGHHGYPAPSLSIDSGTYSADPSQMIDSSDNFRDDDEDFCDQTSMNGFSEEELLNMTFEACGSAGRGQILVSSVVQYLRAMTGHSPGQDKLTVLKFMLDPEDKDPLISRDTFHATMRKWIAQCSQDRLCDNNLRTPGLDSSKGAGNVNETTFAVQAECHRESSDLLTLVSELKQAQHSLSGQNCVLLNTLSQCEETNLQLTLEVSELRSKLASAQRFVARAHAQSEELEETRGVVRESQERAARTQAQNHTLMKESEHLKAYIKVTEEMNVKLTLERNCAEDQLNKLSRANGSIKEELKEARMFLEVREQEMTRNHITLQNLKDTYLEQYKIIESLQSELLRLQELSYQALLRIEKHSLSSSSLQRGCVPNIYSLRHEILEAQSGTCVEENSGSLLEILPPRGDRQNFTHNNKFADLRHDIHMATSETGAVCDYTGKTMARTSSKQQFLTVLSELDLPRVLWEDQELRLTEATQKARGAAGVTWRRALRLGAEGNRMAGEPQEAARALQEQVWPLEAEISAANREADTRRQRPTAMERMLSALRDAQNRAEAHRAIQRKDVAVAKELTGDVSGGNTDRQHMVAASMLKSLRQVEVAVGGAMHATQLVDHTENGQRERMEAVSQRVEEALKRSAESERQLSALEGQVSSNTLFSDISAHPDVRSVDDSYTMGESTAHTELESVSRPCSSNPTFLTNGGLSLHTGAKDYTHKNYANHEESQDTNDPTQTPQANSLDLWVNCANTVTSETSTSDPFLVGLVNDLSSPVQSTGESCSAVTQSPLPETSPGPACDKFSDRFTPESVASPDEPSFGDGFLSKSEERESGNILCSLEEAASDKTSKTKSKTCPTRERGDIEDRETVLIKSGSPESELSERTQVFELADKEIPSDPVHCGSNQPFDTPNLSPSKGVSECGGRCKEESQASGRSQLLESGKEAHFDTSKSGSVQVSHSEPTNSAAAVNHGQDVSAACGASGLRDKRAPPWPLLCGAPQSHTPFILPATSSRRPAAPAMPTLPEEEEDSAEEVDSSSSSPSTYMPVETKLVKVTIAPPTIVFPRQVSKQEPRPLEKTRPVSPRPRLSRNTSTSGPLTTVDNDGHVINLAMDELPDLQLSEEDRQKNLELLEEAKKVSDRFLTRRGRRSTCSLTDSPTGPSPMATPGSSPGPSRNSSLSAPPQTALVTDATPPASSPTRLEVPAVCDQGEANKTDHESLRKLVDWKPSEKRKVSSGTLAPRHTVAVAARQPAAAQKENSENLKPESLAPATGVAKPVPRPATQQAPCTAEIKTIGTFPPLMRAVSWDTVGCVGGRNASPKDDEGLAFSEKLKSPGYKDFPVAPVNVQKLSKLREEHKLMRTQSISGSTLPDLSETTEQERGLLSPAPCSPTAVSPADEEAKEKADAMPNISDIMLRKLKLHRGTTVACAPPLTEKEVENAFVQLSLAFRNDNYTLETRLKLAERERNLTEENTEKELEEFKNSLKGTAPLWHNAEQRESYQRLVETVAVLHRLATRLSSRAEIVGAVRQEKRLNKATEVMLQYVENLKRTYEKDHAELMEFKKLAKNSNRYCGSMETGEDGIVRPLRPMSNALGKALPRRRVSVAVVPKFNLLNIPGQSPATVGPSPGPVSGPASNPASSPASSPASGPAPSASISPAAAGPVALPVLCEANSLRSENPMDPPPQGAGETGKSTAERDGDTATPPKGPCSPEEMRAQIKAKIEEEAFNKGYQEGLKKIKELQEVKEEEESAEEKQLVSDQTAGEAEKENKSNSRYEEALEAIDRLCPTIFKRSSTLGRVLILFIGLFMLVNLVNFFSNYYGEHGDTSTKSGVPGKKFFGLHVDSKSRPTPE, from the exons ATGGAGGACAGTGAGTGGCTCTCCCTCTCCTACCTACCCAAGGCACAAAATGGTGGTCATCATGGATACCCCGCTCCAAGCCTGTCCATCGACTCTGGAACCTACTCAGCTGATCCTTCACAGATGATTGACAGCAGTGACA ACTTTCGGGACGACGATGAGGATTTTTGTGACCAAACCAGCATGAATGGCTTTTCTGAAGAAGAGCTTCTTAACATGACTTTTGAGGCATGTGGGAGCGCAGGCAGAG GACAGATCTTGGTCTCCAGCGTAGTGCAGTATCTACGGGCCATGACGGGACACAGTCCTGGACAGGACAAACTGACCGTCCTGAAGTTTATGCTTGATCCAGAGGACAAGGATCCTCTAATCAGCAGAGACACCTTCCACGCCACTATGAGAAAATGGATTGCTCAGTGTAGCCAAGACCG ATTATGTGACAACAACCTGCGTACACCCGGATTAGACTCAAGCAAAGGAGCTGGGAATG TAAACGAAACCACTTTCGCAGTCCAAGCTGAATGTCATCG TGAATCGAGTGATTTGCTCACTTTGGTGTCAGAACTGAAGCAGgctcagcacagcctgagtggaCAGAACTGTGTCCTCCTCAACACTCTGTCCCAGTGTGAGGAAACAAACCTACAGCTGACTTTGGAGGTATCTGAGCTACGCAGCAAACTAGCCAG TGCCCAGCGGTTTGTAGCGAGGGCACACGCTCAGTCGGAGGAGCTGGAAGAAACCAGGGGAGTCGTGAGAGAGAGTCAGGAGAGAGCCGCCAGGACTCAGGCCCAGAACCACACACTG ATGAAGGAGAGTGAACATTTGAAGGCCTACATCAAAGTCACCGAAGAGATG AATGTTAAACTAACACTGGAGAGGAATTGTGCTGAAGACCAGCTGAACAAACTTAGCAGAGCCAACGGCAGCATTAAG GAAGAACTGAAGGAAGCTCGCATGTTCCTGGAAGTGAGAGAACAGGAAATGACCAGG AATCACATTACACTGCAGAACTTGAAAGACACATATCTTGAACAATACAAAATTATCGAG AGTCTGCAGTCTGAACTGCTGAGATTACAAGAACTCTCATATCAAGCCCTCTTGAG GATTGAGAAACATTCTTTGAGTTCTTCCAGCCTGCAGAGAGGCTGTGTGCCTAACATCTACTCCCTACGCCATGAGATACTGGAGGCTCAGTCG GGGACGTGTGTGGAGGAGAACAGTGGCTCACTGCTGGAAATCCTGCCCCCTAGGGGCGACCGCCAGAATTTCACCCACAATAACAAGTTTGCAGATCTGAGACACGACATCCACATGGCGACATCTGAGACT GGTGCTGTCTGCGATTATACAGGCAAAACGATGGCACGAACAAGCTCCAAACAGCAATTTCTGACAGT GCTAAGCGAGCTAGATCTACCACGGGTACTGTGGGAGGACCAGGAGCTCAGGCTGACAGAAGCCACGCAGAAGGCCCGCGGGGCGGCCGGCGTCACCTGGCGGAGGGCCCTGAGGCTGGGGGCCGAGGGGAATCGCATGGCTGGAGAGCCCCAGGAGGCCGCCAGGGCCTTGCAGGAACAGGTTTGGCCCCTAGAGGCTGAGATTAGCGCAGCCAATCGGGAGGCAGACACGAGAAGGCAGAGGCCCACCGCAATGGAGCGGATGCTGAGCGCGCTTAGAGATGCCCAGAACCGGGCTGAGGCACACAGGGCAATTCAGAGGAAGGACGTGGCAGTGGCGAAGGAGCTGACCGGTGACGTGAGCGGAGGCAACACGGACCGGCAGCACATGGTGGCGGCGAGCATGCTGAAGTCCCTTAGGCAGGTGGAGGTAGCGGTGGGCGGAGCAATGCATGCCACCCAGCTGGTCGACCACACTGAGAATGGGCAACGGGAGAGGATGGAGGCTGTCAGTCAACGGGTGGAGGAGGCACTTAAAAGAAGTGCAGAATCTGAAAGACAGCTCAGTGCCCTAGAGGGGCAAGTCTCCTCTAACACACTG TTCTCTGATATTTCTGCCCACCCTGATGTGAGATCAGTGGATGACAGCTATACGATGGGAGAGTCCACCGCTCACACTGAACTGGAGTCAGTCTCTCGCCCGTGCAGCTCAAACCCAACCTTTCTCACAAATG GTGGCTTGAGTCTGCACACTGGAGCCAAGGATTATACCCACAAG AACTACGCAAACCACGAAGAATCCCAGGACACGAATGACCCAACCCAGACCCCGCAAGCTAACTCGCTTGACCTGTGGGTGAACTGCGCCAATACAGTTACTTCTGAGACCTCTACATCAG ACCCTTTTCTTGTGGGGTTGGTTAATGACCTGAGCTCACCAGTTCAGAGCACTGGCGAGAGCTGCTCAGCTGTGACTCAGAGCCCCTTACCGGAAACTTCCCCCGGACCAGCCTGTGACAAGTTCTCGGACCGCTTCACTCCAGAGAGTGTAGCCAG CCCAGACGAGCCAAGTTTTGGTGACGGCTTTCTATCAAAGTCTGAAGAAAGGGAGAGCGGAAACATTCTCTGCTCTCTAGAGGAAGCTGCTAGTGACAAAACCTCCAAGACAAAGAGCAAGACATGTCCCACACGTGAGAGGGGAGACATAGAAGACAGAGAGACCGTGTTAATAAAGTCTGGAAGTCCAGAATCAGAACTCAGTGAACGGACTCAGGTCTTTGAGCTTGCGGACAAGGAGATACCTTCAGACCCAGTGCACTGTGGGAGTAACCAACCTTTCGATACACCTAACCTTAGCCCAAGCAAAGGCGTTTCAGAGTGTGGTGGGAGGTGCAAAGAAGAATCACAAGCCAGTGGGAGGAGCCAACTGTTAGAGTCTGGGAAGGAGGCACATTTTGATACATCAAAAAGTGGGAGTGTCCAAGTATCTCACTCTGAACCTACAAACTCTGCTGCAGCAGTAAAT CACGGACAGGACGTCTCTGCTGCGTGTGGCGCGTCAGGCTTGCGGGATAAGCGAGCTCCTCCGTGGCCTCTCCTCTGTGGGGCACCACAGTCCCACACCCCGTTCATCCTCCCAGCCACCAGCTCTCGCCGGCCCGCCGCCCCCGCCATGCCCACCCtgcctgaggaagaggaggattcTGCTGAGGAAGTCGACAGTTCCTCCAGTTCACCCTCCACC TACATGCCGGTTGAAACCAAGCTAGTCAAGGTGACTATAGCCCCCCCTACAATCGTCTTTCCAAGACAAGTAAGCAAGCAGGAACCACGTCCCTTGGAAAAAACTAG ACCAGTCAGCCCAAGACCTCGGCTATCAAGAAACACCAGCACCTCTGGGCCCCTCACTACAGTAG ACAACGATGGCCATGTGATAAACCTGGCGATGGATGAACTTCCCGACCTGCAGCTGTCCGAGGAAGACAGGCAGAAGAACCTGGAACTGCTGGAGGAGGCAAAGAAAGTGAGCGACCGTTTCCTGACCCGTAGAGGGCGCCGTTCCACGTGTAGCCTCACTGACTCGCCCACAG GTCCGTCGCCCATGGCAACACCGGGCTCGTCTCCTGGGCCCTCACGAAACAGCTCCCTCTCAGCCCCCCCACAGACAG CTTTGGTTACAGATGCAACCCCCCCTGCAAGTTCACCCACG CGTTTGGAGGTGCCTGCTGTGTGTGACCAGGGGGAGGCAAATAAAACCGACCATGAG AGTTTGAGGAAGCTGGTGGACTGGAAGCCGTCCGAGAAGCGCAAGGTGTCCTCGGGCACCCTGGCTCCTCGCCACACCGTCGCGGTGGCCGCCAGACAGCCGGCCGcagcccagaaggagaactcgGAGAACCTGAAACCGGAGAGTCTGGCCCCGGCGACGGGAGTGGCCAAGCCTGTCCCGCGTCCGGCCACCCAGCAAGCGCCGTGCACGGCCGAGATCAAGACCATCGGCACCTTCCCTCCTCTCATGAGGGCCGTCTCCTGGGATACGGTGGGCTGCGTGGGTGGGAGGAATGCATCGCCAAAGGACGATGAGGGCCTCGCCTTCTCCGAAAAGCTGAAGTCTCCTGGGTACAAGGACTTCCCAGTGGCCCCTGTGAATGTCCAGAAACTGTCCAAACTGCGAGAG GAGCATAAGCTCATGAGAACCCAGAGCATCTCAGGATCAACGCTGCCAGATCTGAGTGAGACGACCGAACAAGAACGAG GTCTCCTTTCCCCAGCCCCCTGCTCTCCGACAGCCGTCTCCCCAGCAGATGAGGAGGCGAAGGAGAAAGCGGACGCCATGCCCAACATCTCCGACATCATGCTGCGCAAGCTGAAACTGCACAGAGGCACTACGGTGGCCTG tgcacCTCCGCTCACAGAGAAGGAAGTGGAG aatGCCTTTGTGCAGCTGTCCCTTGCCTTCCGCAACGACAACTACACGCTGGAGACGCGGCTGAAGTTGGCAGAGCGTGAACGCAACCTCACCGAGGAGAACACAGAGAAGGAACTGGAAGAGTTCAAAAACTCACTCAAG GGTACAGCGCCGCTGTGGCACAACGCGGAGCAGAGGGAGTCCTACCAGAGACTGGTGGAGACCGTAGCAGTCCTGCACCGGCTGGCCACCCGCCTCTCCAGCCGGGCTGAAATAGTGGGAGCCGTGCGGCAG GAAAAGCGTTTGAACAAGGCCACGGAGGTGATGCTGCAGTATGTGGAGAACCTGAAGAGGACCTACGAGAAGGACCACGCTGAGCTGATGGAGTTTAAAAAACTAGCCAAGAACTCCAACCGTTACTGTGGCTCCATGGAAACTGGAG AGGATGGTATCGTGCGCCCATTAAGACCCATGAGTAATGCATTAGGAAAG GCTTTACCTCGAAGGAGAGTCAGCGTGGCCGTGGTTCCCAAATTTAACCTCCTGAACATCCCTGGTCAGAGCCCAGCCACAGTGGGGCCCAGCCCTGGCCCTGTCTCCGGTCCCGCCTCCAACCCCGCCTCCAGTCCCGCCTCCAGTCCCGCCTCGGGCCCCGCCCCCAGTGCCAGCATTTCGCCTGCTGCCGCTGGCCCCGTAGCTCTTCCTGTACTG TGTGAGGCAAACAGCCTGAGGAGCGAGAACCCCATGGACCCTCCACCGCAGGGTGCGGGTGAAAC TGggaaaagcacggcggagcggGATGGTGACACGGCCACCCCGCCTAAAGGGCCCTGCAGCCCGGAAGAGATGAGAGCCCAGATCAAGGCCAAGATCGAGGAAGAAGCCTTCAATAAAGG GTATCAGGAAGGACTGAAAAAAATTAAAGAGCTTCAGGAAGtcaaggaagaggaagagtcAGCGGAAGAAAAACAGCTGGTGTCAGATCAGACAGCCGGAGAAGCGGAAAAAGAAAACAAGTCAAACAG TAGGTATGAGGAAGCGTTGGAAGCCATTGACCGGTTATGTCCGACGATCTTCAAACGCAGCTCCACACTGGGGAGAGTCCTGATCTTGTTCATAGGCTTGTTCATGTTGGTCAACCTCGTAAACTTCTTTAGTAACTACTATGGAGAACATGGAGACACGTCGACGAAGTCTGGTGTTCCTGGGAAGAAGTTTTTTGGGCTGCATGTGGACTCCAAGAGCAGACCCACCCCAGAGTAG